In Chitinophaga nivalis, a single genomic region encodes these proteins:
- a CDS encoding ParA family protein has translation MARIIAIANQKGGVGKTTSAINLASSLAVLEFKTLLVDADPQANSTTGLGFDLRNVQQSLYDCMVNDVQAKDVILESDTPFLKVLPSHIDLVGAELELINHPSRERVMKQVIDAVQDDYDFVILDCSPSLGLITVNALVASNSVIIPVQCEFFALEGLGKLLNTIKIVQSRLNTALEIEGILMTMYDGRLRLSNQVVDEVKQHFEESVFNTIIHRNTKLGEAPSFGKSVIMYDAASTGAINYLNLAKEILQKHNFTQIKSKDKILAINDDQSK, from the coding sequence ATGGCTAGAATAATCGCAATCGCTAACCAAAAAGGGGGCGTGGGAAAAACTACAAGTGCAATAAACCTGGCAAGCAGCCTGGCTGTGCTGGAATTTAAAACATTGCTGGTAGATGCCGACCCCCAGGCTAACAGTACCACAGGACTGGGCTTTGACCTGCGCAATGTGCAGCAAAGTCTGTATGACTGTATGGTAAACGATGTTCAGGCCAAAGACGTGATACTCGAATCGGATACCCCTTTTCTGAAGGTACTCCCTTCACATATAGACCTGGTAGGTGCGGAACTGGAACTGATCAACCACCCAAGCCGGGAAAGAGTGATGAAACAGGTGATAGATGCGGTACAGGATGATTATGATTTTGTGATCTTAGACTGCTCCCCTTCCCTCGGATTGATTACGGTAAATGCCCTGGTGGCCTCCAACTCCGTAATCATTCCCGTTCAGTGTGAGTTTTTTGCACTGGAAGGTTTGGGTAAATTACTCAATACCATTAAAATTGTACAGAGCAGACTGAATACGGCCCTGGAAATTGAAGGTATTCTCATGACCATGTACGATGGCCGTTTACGTCTGAGCAACCAGGTGGTAGATGAAGTAAAACAACATTTCGAAGAAAGCGTTTTCAATACTATTATACACCGTAATACCAAACTGGGTGAAGCACCCAGCTTCGGCAAATCGGTGATTATGTATGATGCAGCCAGTACAGGAGCAATCAACTACCTGAACCTGGCCAAGGAAATCCTGCAGAAACATAATTTCACTCAAATTAAATCCAAAGACAAAATCTTAGCTATAAACGATGACCAATCCAAGTAA
- the lon gene encoding endopeptidase La, with protein MNRFYLGNSEDEMEFMPIIPLNEDGEGQEDEKIPDELALLPLRNTVLFPGVVLPITVGRDKSIKAVADAYKTDKMIGVVAQKDSTIEDPNVADLSNVGTVARIVKLIKMPDGGTTIIIQGRKRFKIDEIIAEDPYFKAKVTILLDEIVEDDSEFEAYVSSIKDLAGQIIQLSPNLPSEASIILKNIENPSFLVHFVSSNLNSDLKDKQQLLEINNLRTRAELLMKLLQTELQLAELKNKITNKTKADLDKQQRDYFLQQQMKSIKEELGGDSNDRELKEMKRKAEDKKWPAAAAEAFAKGIEKLERMHPSTPDYSVVYNHLDLLLDLPWGEYTTDSYDLKKAKKILDHDHYGMEKIKERILEYLAVLKLKGDMKSPILCFVGPPGIGKTSLGRSIANAVGRKYVRLSLGGLHDESEIRGHRKTYIGAMPGRVVQSIRKTKSANPVMILDEIDKIGNDLRGDPSSALLEVLDPEQNSTFYDNYLELEFDLSRVLFIATANNIGAIHPALRDRLEIIDLSGYSIEEKVEIAKRHLLPKQKEAHGLKDTKFRISNSVIEHIIADYTRESGVRELDRQFASIMRNLAKEVALERPLPEAVTDATIQKILGKPRYSNEIYKVGNPPGVAVGLAWTYVGGDILFIESSLSEGKGELKLTGNLGNVMKESAVTALSYLQAHAAECKIDPKRLKEKNIHVHVPEGAVPKDGPSAGITMLTALASAFTGRKVKSYLAMSGEITLRGQVLPVGGIKEKILAAKRAGIREIILCWQNEKDIKDINPAYIKGMKFHYVREMNQVLDIALLKK; from the coding sequence ATGAACAGATTTTATTTAGGAAATTCGGAAGATGAAATGGAGTTCATGCCTATTATCCCATTGAATGAAGACGGGGAAGGACAAGAGGATGAAAAAATTCCCGATGAACTGGCATTACTACCATTACGGAATACGGTATTATTTCCCGGTGTTGTACTCCCCATTACAGTGGGCCGGGATAAATCTATAAAAGCGGTGGCTGATGCGTACAAAACTGACAAAATGATCGGAGTTGTAGCGCAAAAAGACAGCACCATTGAAGATCCGAATGTAGCGGACCTCAGTAATGTAGGAACAGTGGCGCGTATTGTGAAACTGATCAAAATGCCGGATGGCGGCACCACTATCATTATCCAGGGTCGCAAACGTTTCAAGATCGACGAAATAATTGCAGAAGATCCTTACTTCAAGGCAAAAGTGACCATCCTGCTGGATGAAATCGTGGAAGATGATTCAGAATTTGAAGCATATGTTTCTTCCATTAAAGACCTGGCCGGACAAATCATTCAGTTATCTCCCAATCTGCCTTCTGAAGCCAGCATTATCCTGAAAAACATAGAGAATCCTTCTTTCCTGGTGCATTTTGTTTCTTCCAATCTGAATTCAGACCTGAAGGATAAACAGCAGCTGCTGGAGATCAACAACCTGCGCACCCGTGCGGAATTGCTGATGAAACTGTTGCAAACAGAATTGCAGCTGGCAGAACTGAAAAATAAGATCACCAACAAAACCAAAGCGGACCTCGACAAACAGCAACGGGATTATTTCCTGCAGCAGCAGATGAAGTCCATCAAAGAAGAGTTGGGCGGTGATAGCAATGACCGGGAGCTGAAAGAAATGAAGCGCAAGGCGGAAGACAAAAAATGGCCCGCCGCTGCAGCCGAAGCTTTTGCCAAAGGTATCGAGAAACTGGAGCGCATGCACCCCAGCACACCGGATTACAGCGTGGTATACAACCACCTGGACCTCTTGCTGGATCTGCCATGGGGTGAATATACCACCGACAGCTACGACCTGAAAAAAGCAAAGAAAATACTGGACCATGACCATTATGGCATGGAAAAAATAAAGGAACGTATCCTGGAATACCTGGCGGTACTGAAACTGAAAGGAGATATGAAATCTCCGATCCTGTGTTTCGTAGGCCCTCCCGGTATTGGTAAAACTTCCCTCGGCCGTTCTATTGCCAACGCGGTAGGCCGTAAATATGTACGGTTAAGCCTGGGCGGATTGCATGATGAAAGTGAGATCAGAGGTCACCGTAAAACCTATATCGGCGCCATGCCGGGTAGGGTAGTACAGTCGATCCGCAAAACCAAATCAGCCAATCCGGTGATGATCCTGGATGAAATAGATAAAATAGGTAATGATCTGCGCGGCGATCCCAGTTCTGCTTTACTGGAAGTACTGGACCCCGAGCAAAACAGCACCTTCTACGATAACTACCTGGAACTGGAATTTGACCTGAGCAGGGTATTATTTATTGCCACTGCCAATAATATCGGCGCCATTCACCCGGCACTGCGCGACAGGCTGGAAATCATTGACCTGAGTGGTTATTCCATCGAGGAAAAAGTAGAAATCGCCAAACGGCACCTGTTGCCCAAACAGAAAGAAGCCCATGGCTTAAAAGACACTAAATTCCGTATAAGCAACAGCGTTATAGAGCATATCATTGCAGATTATACCCGGGAGAGCGGGGTGCGTGAACTGGACCGGCAATTTGCTTCCATTATGCGTAACCTGGCGAAGGAAGTGGCCCTGGAGCGTCCGTTGCCGGAAGCTGTGACCGATGCCACGATCCAGAAAATACTGGGCAAACCGCGGTATTCCAATGAAATCTATAAAGTAGGAAATCCTCCCGGCGTAGCAGTAGGCCTGGCCTGGACCTACGTAGGAGGCGACATCCTGTTTATTGAAAGTAGTCTGAGTGAAGGGAAGGGGGAACTGAAACTGACCGGTAACCTGGGGAATGTGATGAAAGAATCTGCCGTTACCGCCCTGAGTTATCTGCAGGCCCATGCAGCTGAATGTAAGATAGATCCGAAACGCTTAAAGGAAAAGAACATACATGTGCATGTACCGGAAGGTGCTGTGCCTAAAGACGGTCCCAGTGCAGGTATCACCATGCTCACGGCACTGGCGTCCGCATTCACCGGCCGTAAGGTAAAATCCTATCTGGCTATGTCAGGCGAAATTACGTTGCGCGGACAGGTATTGCCGGTAGGCGGGATCAAGGAAAAGATACTGGCCGCCAAAAGGGCAGGTATCCGTGAAATTATCCTGTGCTGGCAAAATGAAAAGGATATCAAGGATATCAACCCGGCTTACATCAAGGGAATGAAATTCCATTATGTACGGGAAATGAACCAAGTGCTGGATATTGCGTTATTAAAGAAGTAA
- a CDS encoding metal-dependent hydrolase yields MKYTCYGHACFAVEIAGKKILFDPFIRYNELAKEIDIESVTADYIFVSHGHEDHLADLVDIAKRTNATVVSNFEIITWAGKQGLTKVHPMNTGGKWQFDFGTVKCVVAHHSSSLPDGTYGGNPMGFVFTTAAGNFYYAGDTALTLDMQLIPAFTQLDFAVLPIGDNFTMGVEDAIAAAKLVACKKIIGVHYDTFGYVKIDQAAALQQFKAAGLELVLPAIGSTIEV; encoded by the coding sequence ATGAAATATACTTGTTACGGACATGCGTGCTTTGCAGTAGAAATAGCGGGTAAGAAAATCCTGTTTGACCCTTTTATCAGGTATAATGAACTGGCGAAAGAGATCGATATCGAAAGCGTAACGGCTGATTATATTTTTGTTTCTCATGGTCACGAAGATCATCTGGCTGACCTGGTAGATATAGCCAAAAGAACCAATGCGACCGTTGTATCCAATTTTGAGATTATTACCTGGGCAGGCAAACAAGGCCTTACGAAGGTACATCCCATGAATACCGGTGGCAAGTGGCAGTTTGATTTTGGAACTGTGAAATGTGTGGTAGCTCATCATTCCAGCAGTTTACCGGATGGTACCTATGGTGGCAACCCCATGGGATTTGTGTTTACTACGGCAGCCGGCAACTTTTATTATGCCGGAGATACTGCCCTGACACTGGATATGCAGCTGATTCCGGCCTTCACACAGCTGGATTTTGCCGTATTACCGATAGGTGATAATTTTACCATGGGCGTGGAGGATGCCATAGCAGCCGCCAAACTGGTAGCTTGTAAGAAAATAATCGGGGTACATTACGATACGTTCGGCTACGTTAAAATAGACCAGGCAGCGGCCCTGCAACAATTCAAGGCAGCCGGCCTGGAACTGGTACTACCGGCGATAGGCAGCACCATAGAGGTTTGA
- a CDS encoding pyridoxine 5'-phosphate synthase, whose amino-acid sequence MTKLSVNINKFATLRNARGGNIPDILKVARDCEQFGADGITVHPRPDERHIRYQDVRDLKPLVTTEFNIEGYPSKDFMDLVLEVKPHQCTLVPDPPDAITSNTGWDTIKHQSQLKEVISELKRNGIRVSIFLNAEPDKVAGAKSAGADRIELYTGPYAEEYTNARTQPQNLQLFNDYKNTAREATAIGLDLNAGHDLNLDNLRFFKLHIPQLKEVSIGHALVADAIYFGLENTIQLYKRQLID is encoded by the coding sequence ATGACAAAGCTGAGTGTAAACATTAACAAGTTTGCGACCCTACGAAACGCACGTGGCGGCAATATTCCGGACATATTAAAAGTAGCCCGTGATTGTGAACAGTTCGGAGCCGATGGCATTACTGTTCACCCGCGCCCGGATGAGCGCCATATCCGTTACCAGGATGTACGCGACCTGAAACCGCTCGTTACGACCGAATTCAACATTGAAGGCTATCCGTCCAAAGACTTTATGGACCTCGTACTGGAGGTGAAACCCCACCAATGTACGCTGGTACCGGATCCACCGGATGCTATCACTTCCAATACCGGCTGGGATACCATCAAACACCAGTCGCAACTGAAAGAAGTGATCTCCGAATTAAAAAGGAATGGTATCCGGGTATCTATCTTCCTGAATGCGGAACCAGACAAAGTAGCAGGTGCCAAAAGTGCCGGCGCTGACCGCATTGAACTGTATACCGGTCCTTACGCAGAAGAATATACGAATGCCCGTACACAGCCGCAAAACCTGCAGCTGTTCAACGATTATAAAAATACCGCCCGCGAAGCAACGGCGATCGGCCTGGATCTTAATGCCGGTCATGACCTCAACCTGGATAACCTCCGGTTCTTCAAACTGCACATCCCCCAGCTGAAAGAAGTGTCTATCGGACATGCACTGGTGGCAGATGCCATCTACTTCGGCCTGGAAAATACCATACAGCTGTACAAACGCCAGCTGATAGACTAA
- the ahcY gene encoding adenosylhomocysteinase, translating into MSTIAKSNIDFSLQYKVKDMSLAAWGRKEIELAEAEMPGLMSLREEYGNSKPLQGARIAGCLHMTIQTAVLIETLVHLGAEVRWSSCNIFSTQDHAAAAIAAAGIPVFAWKGLNEQDFDWCIEQTLFFGGADRPLNMILDDGGDLTNMVLDKYPELIQHVKGLSEETTTGVHRLYERMKNGSLPIPAININDSVTKSKFDNKYGCRESCVDAIRRATDVMIAGKVAVVAGFGDVGKGSAESLRGAGARVIVTEIDPICALQAAMEGYEVKKMVDAVKEADIIVTTTGCRDIITGEHFKLMKDKCIVSNIGHFDIEIDVAWLNKNYGNTKIEIKPQVDKYTIDGKDIILLAEGRLVNLGCATGHPSFVMSNSFTNQVLAQLELWTNAGNYENKVYVLPKHLDEKVARLHLKKVGVELDELTTAQSEYLGIPVAGPFKPDYYRY; encoded by the coding sequence ATGTCTACAATTGCGAAATCTAACATTGACTTTAGCCTTCAATATAAGGTAAAAGACATGTCCCTCGCGGCCTGGGGTCGCAAGGAGATAGAACTGGCCGAAGCAGAGATGCCCGGACTGATGTCTTTAAGAGAAGAATATGGTAACAGCAAACCTCTCCAGGGCGCCCGCATTGCCGGTTGCCTGCATATGACCATTCAAACGGCTGTTTTAATCGAAACACTGGTACATCTGGGTGCTGAAGTACGTTGGAGTTCCTGCAATATATTTTCAACACAGGATCATGCTGCTGCTGCTATTGCCGCTGCGGGTATTCCTGTTTTCGCCTGGAAAGGGTTAAATGAGCAGGATTTTGACTGGTGTATTGAACAAACCCTGTTCTTCGGTGGTGCAGATCGTCCGTTGAACATGATCCTGGACGATGGTGGTGACCTGACCAACATGGTACTGGACAAATACCCTGAGCTGATCCAGCACGTGAAAGGCTTGAGTGAAGAAACCACTACCGGTGTTCACCGCCTGTACGAGCGTATGAAAAACGGCAGCTTACCTATCCCTGCTATCAATATCAACGACTCTGTTACCAAATCCAAATTTGATAACAAATACGGTTGCCGCGAATCCTGCGTAGATGCGATCCGTCGCGCTACCGATGTAATGATTGCCGGTAAAGTAGCCGTTGTTGCTGGTTTCGGTGACGTAGGTAAAGGTTCTGCTGAATCACTGAGAGGTGCTGGTGCCCGTGTAATCGTTACAGAAATCGATCCTATCTGTGCTTTACAGGCAGCGATGGAAGGTTACGAAGTGAAGAAAATGGTAGATGCCGTGAAAGAAGCGGATATCATCGTTACCACTACTGGTTGCCGCGATATCATCACCGGCGAGCACTTCAAACTGATGAAAGATAAATGTATCGTTTCCAATATCGGTCACTTTGATATCGAAATCGATGTAGCCTGGTTAAACAAAAACTACGGCAACACCAAAATCGAAATCAAACCACAGGTAGATAAATACACCATCGATGGTAAAGATATCATCCTGCTGGCTGAAGGCCGCCTGGTAAACCTGGGTTGCGCTACTGGTCACCCCTCTTTCGTAATGAGTAACTCTTTCACCAACCAGGTATTGGCTCAACTGGAACTGTGGACCAATGCTGGCAACTACGAAAACAAAGTTTACGTACTGCCTAAACACCTGGATGAAAAAGTAGCCCGTTTACACCTGAAAAAAGTAGGCGTAGAACTGGACGAACTGACCACTGCTCAATCTGAATACCTCGGTATTCCGGTAGCAGGCCCATTCAAGCCTGATTACTACAGATACTAG
- a CDS encoding ParB/RepB/Spo0J family partition protein: MTNPSKKEALGKGIRSLLQNIDTDLKHTSGALGDKVVAGVTGIERIPLDQIVTNPKQPRRDFDEVSLQELSQSIKLHDVIQPITVAKISNKKFQLIAGERRLRASKQAGLNDIPAYIRQVNDQELLELALLENLQRENLNAIEVGLSYKRLMEECTLTQEQVAERMGKERSTVTNYIRLLKLPPDIQVAVRNAQLSMGHARVLTGVENVENQLFLYNEILKNGLSVRQTEELARRINQADKSNQQKPAKVKLSPAFQKIQDNLASHFSTKVKLERGKSGKGSIMIEFYSDEELDSILEKIDIYGG, translated from the coding sequence ATGACCAATCCAAGTAAGAAAGAGGCGTTGGGTAAAGGCATCCGCTCACTGCTTCAAAACATTGATACTGATCTGAAGCACACTTCCGGCGCCCTGGGCGATAAGGTAGTAGCAGGTGTTACCGGTATAGAACGTATTCCGCTGGACCAGATTGTAACCAATCCGAAACAGCCACGTCGTGACTTTGATGAGGTTTCTTTACAGGAGCTGAGCCAGTCTATTAAACTGCACGATGTTATCCAGCCCATCACGGTTGCCAAAATCAGTAACAAAAAGTTCCAGCTCATTGCCGGTGAAAGGCGTTTAAGAGCCAGCAAACAAGCGGGCCTTAACGATATACCCGCCTATATCCGCCAGGTAAATGACCAGGAACTGCTGGAACTGGCATTGCTGGAAAACCTGCAACGGGAAAACCTCAACGCGATTGAGGTGGGGCTGAGCTACAAAAGGCTGATGGAAGAATGTACCCTCACCCAGGAACAGGTAGCAGAAAGAATGGGGAAGGAAAGAAGTACCGTTACCAACTATATCCGCCTGCTGAAACTGCCGCCGGATATTCAGGTAGCTGTACGTAATGCCCAGCTGAGTATGGGTCATGCCCGGGTATTGACCGGTGTGGAAAATGTGGAAAACCAGCTTTTCCTGTACAATGAAATCCTGAAAAACGGCCTGTCTGTAAGACAAACAGAAGAACTGGCACGCCGTATTAACCAGGCAGATAAATCCAATCAGCAGAAACCGGCCAAAGTAAAGTTATCGCCGGCTTTCCAGAAGATACAGGATAACCTGGCTTCTCACTTTTCTACGAAAGTGAAGCTGGAAAGAGGTAAAAGCGGGAAAGGCAGTATTATGATCGAATTCTATTCAGATGAAGAACTGGATAGCATCCTGGAAAAAATAGATATATACGGTGGCTAA
- a CDS encoding metallophosphoesterase produces MRPGINSIILVIFLLLLDIYVFQAIRAIVYTSAPRVRNITYSIYWVISLGTVAIILLLPYINWENWPPTFKSYVIALFMGLVVAKLLITVFLLVDDLRRVVLWLFRKIAGEKAPDTTAIADGISRSQFLNKLGLLAGGSFFATLMYGLSNKYNYRVHKIKLAFNHLPAAFKGLRIVQLSDIHSGSFANREAVLKGIELVNAQKPDLVLFTGDLVNNTADEMEPWMDVFSQVKAPMGVFSTLGNHDYGDYVFWPDKTPDGHSVMRQQNLERLKAVHGELGWKLMMNESVTLERGGEQIALLGVENWSAVKRFPRYGDLKRTYEGVSHIPFKILLSHDPTHWDAQVRPHYPDIALTLAGHTHGMQFGVEIPGFKWSPAQYFYKEWAGLYKEGMQHLYVNRGFGFLGYPGRVGVLPEITVIDLV; encoded by the coding sequence ATGCGTCCGGGAATCAATTCGATCATTCTTGTCATCTTTCTCCTGTTATTGGATATATATGTTTTTCAGGCCATCCGTGCCATCGTATATACGTCTGCACCCCGTGTCAGAAACATTACCTATAGTATTTACTGGGTTATTTCCCTGGGTACGGTAGCCATCATCCTGTTACTGCCCTATATCAATTGGGAAAACTGGCCACCCACTTTTAAATCCTATGTCATTGCCCTGTTTATGGGATTGGTGGTAGCCAAGTTACTGATTACAGTCTTCCTGCTGGTAGACGACCTGCGGAGAGTTGTGTTGTGGCTGTTTCGCAAGATAGCTGGTGAAAAGGCCCCCGATACCACCGCCATAGCTGACGGTATTTCCCGCTCCCAGTTCCTCAACAAACTGGGCCTGCTGGCCGGCGGTAGTTTCTTTGCTACCCTGATGTATGGCCTGTCCAATAAATACAATTACCGGGTTCATAAAATAAAACTGGCCTTTAACCACCTGCCGGCTGCCTTTAAGGGCTTACGTATTGTGCAGTTGTCTGATATCCATTCCGGCAGCTTTGCCAACCGGGAGGCGGTATTAAAAGGAATTGAACTGGTAAATGCCCAGAAGCCGGACCTGGTACTGTTTACCGGCGACCTGGTGAATAATACGGCCGATGAAATGGAACCCTGGATGGATGTATTCAGCCAGGTGAAAGCGCCGATGGGTGTGTTTTCTACCCTGGGCAACCACGACTACGGCGATTATGTATTCTGGCCGGATAAAACACCGGATGGCCACAGCGTGATGCGGCAACAAAACCTGGAGAGGTTGAAGGCTGTGCACGGTGAGCTGGGCTGGAAACTCATGATGAATGAAAGCGTGACCCTGGAAAGAGGAGGCGAACAGATCGCTTTGCTGGGTGTGGAAAACTGGAGTGCTGTAAAACGCTTTCCCCGTTATGGCGACCTCAAGCGTACTTATGAAGGGGTGAGCCATATTCCATTTAAGATATTACTCTCTCACGACCCCACCCATTGGGATGCACAGGTACGGCCGCATTATCCGGATATTGCCCTCACCCTGGCGGGTCATACCCACGGGATGCAGTTCGGTGTTGAAATTCCGGGTTTCAAGTGGAGCCCTGCCCAGTACTTCTATAAAGAGTGGGCCGGCTTGTACAAGGAAGGCATGCAGCACCTGTATGTAAACCGGGGATTTGGTTTCCTGGGATATCCCGGCAGAGTAGGGGTATTGCCGGAAATTACGGTGATAGACCTGGTTTAA
- a CDS encoding porin family protein has translation MKKLFFAVAVLLIATAANVHAQDRLLRFGVKGGANLGKLNGTGFQDGFKLGYHIGGFAQLNLVKGFGVQGEVIFSSTKNKTTDDFKQIFNTNNLEDNGKKITLSYLSIPILANIDLGSPRFKLQVGPQFSALVSDKKVFGAANQAFKGGDISGVAGLWLQLPIVNISARYIIGFNDVKGINTVTDTGNWKNQSIQIGVGVTL, from the coding sequence ATGAAAAAACTGTTTTTCGCCGTAGCAGTGTTACTGATCGCCACTGCAGCCAACGTTCATGCACAGGATAGATTATTGCGCTTTGGCGTAAAAGGAGGAGCCAACCTTGGAAAACTCAACGGTACCGGTTTTCAGGATGGATTCAAACTGGGTTATCACATTGGTGGTTTTGCACAATTGAATCTGGTAAAAGGTTTTGGTGTACAGGGTGAAGTCATCTTCTCTTCTACCAAAAACAAAACTACAGATGATTTCAAGCAAATCTTCAACACCAATAACCTGGAAGATAATGGCAAAAAAATTACGCTGAGTTATCTGAGCATTCCTATTCTGGCCAATATTGACCTGGGTAGTCCTCGTTTCAAATTGCAGGTAGGTCCTCAGTTCAGTGCTTTAGTAAGCGACAAAAAAGTTTTCGGTGCTGCCAATCAGGCGTTCAAAGGTGGTGACATCTCCGGTGTAGCTGGTCTGTGGCTGCAATTACCGATTGTAAACATCAGTGCACGTTACATCATTGGTTTCAATGACGTAAAAGGTATCAACACCGTTACCGACACCGGTAACTGGAAAAACCAGAGCATCCAGATTGGTGTAGGTGTAACCCTGTAA